One window of Nocardioides dongkuii genomic DNA carries:
- a CDS encoding ATP-binding cassette domain-containing protein produces the protein MSDDRHDLAIETHGLVKVFGDNRAVDGVDLAIRAGGVYGVLGPNGAGKTTVIKMLATLLVPDGGTATVLGHDVVREAADVRARVAMTGQFASLDEDLTGLENLTLLARLYGYPRSAARSRATELLEAFDLAASARKQVKAYSGGMRRRLDIAGSIVVRPDLMFLDEPTTGLDPRSRNQVWEIVRGLVGAGTTILLTTQYLEEADQLADRIAVIDHGRVIAEGTSGELKASVGSGAVHVRVLRPADRAEVARLLAESLGTEPVLESDVAALSLRVENPTIVAAALHRVGEHGLRISEYSLGQPSLDEVFLALTGKPAEESAPRQHDDQAQEVPA, from the coding sequence ATGAGCGACGACCGGCACGACCTGGCGATCGAGACCCACGGCCTGGTGAAGGTCTTCGGCGACAACCGCGCCGTCGACGGCGTCGACCTGGCGATCCGCGCCGGCGGGGTGTACGGCGTGCTGGGGCCCAACGGGGCCGGCAAGACCACCGTCATCAAGATGCTGGCGACCCTGCTGGTGCCCGACGGCGGCACGGCCACGGTGCTCGGCCACGACGTGGTGCGGGAGGCGGCCGACGTGCGGGCGCGGGTCGCGATGACCGGTCAGTTCGCCTCGCTCGACGAGGACCTCACCGGCCTGGAGAACCTCACGCTCCTCGCGCGGCTGTACGGCTACCCGCGGTCCGCGGCGAGGAGCCGGGCGACCGAGCTGCTCGAGGCCTTCGACCTGGCCGCCTCGGCGCGCAAGCAGGTCAAGGCCTACTCCGGCGGCATGCGCCGGCGCCTCGACATCGCCGGCTCGATCGTGGTGCGCCCCGACCTGATGTTCCTCGACGAGCCCACCACTGGCCTGGACCCGCGCAGCCGCAACCAGGTGTGGGAGATCGTGCGCGGTCTCGTCGGCGCCGGCACCACCATCCTCCTGACCACGCAGTACCTCGAGGAGGCCGACCAGCTCGCCGACCGGATCGCGGTCATCGACCACGGCCGGGTGATCGCCGAGGGCACCAGCGGCGAGCTGAAGGCGTCGGTCGGCTCCGGCGCCGTGCACGTCCGGGTGCTCCGCCCGGCCGACCGTGCCGAGGTCGCCCGGCTGCTCGCGGAGTCGCTCGGCACCGAGCCGGTCCTGGAGTCCGACGTCGCCGCGCTCAGCCTGCGGGTCGAGAACCCGACGATCGTGGCCGCCGCGCTGCACCGGGTGGGCGAGCACGGCCTGCGGATCAGCGAGTACAGCCTGGGCCAGCCCAGCCTCGACGAGGTCTTCCTCGCGCTCACCGGCAAGCCGGCCGAGGAGTCCGCGCCCCGCCAGCACGACGACCAGGCCCAGGAGGTCCCGGCATGA
- a CDS encoding trimeric intracellular cation channel family protein: MPTDPFREPSTTLVVLDLLGIFVFAISGALVGVRKGYDVFGLVVLGGTTGLGGGFLRDVLIGAVPPAALADWRYLLVPVAAGLVAFVFHPALGRMEPTINIFDAFGLSLFCVAGALKALDYGLGPLPAALMGMVTGIGGGIARDLLAGRVPVVFRGELYATPALAGAAVAVVGTRADLPGSLVAVAGAAVCLVWRLLAVWRDWQAPMPRGPASV; the protein is encoded by the coding sequence GTGCCGACCGACCCGTTCAGGGAGCCCAGCACGACCCTCGTCGTCCTGGACCTCCTCGGCATCTTCGTCTTCGCCATCTCCGGCGCGCTGGTCGGGGTCCGCAAGGGGTACGACGTCTTCGGCCTCGTCGTGCTGGGCGGTACGACGGGCCTCGGCGGCGGCTTCCTGCGCGACGTGCTGATCGGTGCCGTGCCGCCGGCCGCGCTCGCGGACTGGCGCTACCTCCTGGTGCCGGTCGCCGCCGGGCTGGTCGCGTTCGTCTTCCACCCCGCCCTGGGCCGGATGGAGCCCACCATCAACATCTTCGACGCCTTCGGCCTCAGCCTCTTCTGCGTCGCCGGCGCGCTCAAGGCGCTCGACTACGGGCTCGGCCCGCTGCCCGCGGCGTTGATGGGCATGGTCACCGGCATCGGGGGCGGCATCGCCCGCGACCTGCTCGCGGGGCGGGTGCCGGTGGTCTTCCGCGGCGAGCTGTACGCGACGCCCGCGCTCGCCGGCGCGGCCGTCGCGGTGGTCGGCACCCGCGCCGACCTGCCCGGCTCCCTGGTCGCCGTCGCCGGCGCCGCGGTCTGCCTGGTCTGGCGGCTGCTCGCGGTGTGGCGCGACTGGCAGGCGCCGATGCCCCGGGGTCCGGCCAGCGTCTGA